From Alphaproteobacteria bacterium, the proteins below share one genomic window:
- a CDS encoding NUDIX hydrolase translates to MFCEAFARRCAVLTIPVSVKGVVVVDGRVLLLRNERDEWDLPGGRPDAGETYETAVIREAREEANVEVAIVDRLDDWRYEVLPGRFVRILAYGCRVLDASRAALGEEHLELRFFAPEELPGLRLHEGYRRVIDRWLARATR, encoded by the coding sequence CATTCGCGCGGAGGTGCGCCGTCTTGACGATTCCCGTGTCGGTCAAAGGGGTTGTCGTGGTCGATGGCCGCGTGCTGTTGCTGCGCAACGAGCGCGACGAGTGGGACCTGCCGGGCGGTCGGCCGGACGCCGGCGAGACCTACGAAACGGCGGTGATCCGCGAGGCGCGCGAGGAAGCCAATGTCGAGGTGGCGATCGTCGATCGCCTGGATGACTGGCGCTACGAGGTCCTGCCCGGCCGCTTCGTGCGAATCCTCGCCTATGGCTGCCGTGTGCTCGACGCCTCGCGGGCGGCGCTGGGCGAGGAGCACCTCGAGCTGCGCTTCTTCGCGCCCGAGGAGCTGCCGGGCCTGCGCCTGCACGAGGGCTATCGCCGGGTCATCGACCGCTGGCTTGCACGCGCCACTCGATAA
- a CDS encoding DUF1330 domain-containing protein — MAAYLIVEIETTDAELMAEYRKHTPGLVAKFGGKFIVRGGECDSLEGGWTPSRMVVLEFPDMATARRFYHSEDYKPVLAMRLKAGRSKAVLVDGVPPG, encoded by the coding sequence ATGGCTGCCTACCTGATCGTCGAGATCGAGACCACCGACGCCGAGCTGATGGCGGAGTACCGCAAGCACACGCCCGGCCTGGTCGCCAAGTTCGGCGGCAAGTTCATCGTGCGCGGCGGCGAATGCGACAGCCTCGAAGGCGGCTGGACGCCCTCGCGCATGGTCGTGCTCGAGTTTCCCGACATGGCGACGGCGCGCCGCTTCTATCATTCGGAAGACTACAAGCCGGTGCTGGCGATGCGGCTGAAGGCCGGCAGGAGCAAGGCCGTGCTGGTCGACGGCGTGCCGCCGGGGTGA
- a CDS encoding sulfurtransferase, producing the protein MEPLITTDELAHRLGEPALRIFDCTTFLHPEPGGRMRVETGRAAYGEKGHIPGAALIELQQDLSDAQSALRFTMPAPEALARMAGAKGIGEDSEVVLYCNGTQWWATRVWWQLRAIGFDRARILDGGFRKWIVEGRPVEHTANAYSPAALSARPRAGLMIGKDAVLGALDHGGAVVVNCLTEEQHRGTGGAHYGRPGHITGSVSLPAASLFEADGTFKDTGTLRAMFADRGIEEGGRRVIAYCGGGIAATGDAFALVALLGHGDVAVYDASLQEWASDPRLPMSVA; encoded by the coding sequence ATGGAACCGCTGATCACCACCGACGAGCTCGCGCACCGGCTCGGCGAGCCCGCGCTGCGCATTTTCGACTGCACGACCTTCCTGCATCCCGAGCCCGGCGGCCGCATGCGCGTCGAGACCGGCCGCGCCGCCTATGGCGAGAAGGGCCACATCCCCGGCGCGGCGCTGATCGAGCTGCAGCAGGATCTCTCCGACGCGCAGAGCGCGCTGCGCTTCACCATGCCCGCGCCCGAGGCGCTGGCGCGAATGGCCGGCGCCAAGGGCATCGGCGAGGACAGCGAGGTGGTGCTCTACTGCAACGGCACGCAATGGTGGGCGACGCGCGTGTGGTGGCAGCTGCGCGCCATCGGCTTCGACCGCGCGCGCATCCTCGACGGCGGGTTCCGCAAGTGGATCGTCGAAGGACGACCCGTCGAGCACACCGCCAATGCCTATTCCCCGGCGGCGCTGTCGGCCAGGCCGCGCGCCGGCCTGATGATCGGCAAGGACGCGGTGCTGGGCGCGCTCGATCACGGTGGCGCCGTGGTGGTGAACTGCCTCACGGAAGAACAGCATCGCGGCACCGGCGGCGCGCACTATGGACGGCCCGGCCACATCACCGGCAGCGTCAGCCTGCCGGCCGCCTCGCTGTTCGAGGCCGACGGCACATTCAAGGACACCGGCACGTTGCGCGCGATGTTCGCCGATCGCGGCATCGAGGAAGGCGGCCGTCGCGTGATCGCCTATTGCGGCGGCGGCATCGCCGCCACTGGTGACGCCTTCGCGCTGGTCGCGCTGCTGGGCCACGGGGACGTCGCGGTGTACGACGCCTCGCTGCAGGAATGGGCGAGCGATCCCCGACTGCCCATGTCTGTCGCTTAG
- a CDS encoding AEC family transporter, giving the protein MNVVFSVAFPLFALIATGFVAGRARLLGRDGAGALNAFVTWFALPALLFNAIANVRLSEVLNVPFIVAFGLVIVIVYGVGMLMARLASGAGLAQMSLHGLTAAYGNVGYIGIPLCLYALGPQGAVPAAAATCLGSAFLLTFAVVLIESDLQAGRGVWRTARRVLLAVAQSPVLISIVLGGFVSALAIAVPVPIQRFLDLIGAAAAPCALFAIGLFLSGTSIRANLREVGLATIAKVLLQPLVALSIVPWFLPLDSVWAQAALLMATLPTASNAFVLARRYDIFVEETSTTVLLSTVLSVFTVSAMLVWLRGGL; this is encoded by the coding sequence GTGAACGTCGTCTTCTCCGTCGCCTTCCCGCTCTTCGCCCTGATCGCCACCGGCTTCGTCGCGGGCCGCGCCAGGCTGCTGGGCCGCGACGGCGCGGGCGCGCTGAACGCCTTCGTCACCTGGTTCGCGCTGCCGGCGCTGCTGTTCAACGCCATCGCCAACGTCAGGCTTTCCGAGGTGCTGAACGTTCCGTTCATCGTCGCCTTTGGCCTGGTGATCGTGATCGTCTACGGCGTCGGCATGCTGATGGCCCGCCTCGCGTCGGGCGCCGGGCTGGCGCAGATGAGCCTGCATGGCCTGACAGCCGCCTATGGCAATGTCGGCTATATCGGCATCCCGCTGTGCCTCTACGCCCTGGGTCCGCAAGGCGCCGTGCCGGCGGCGGCGGCGACCTGCCTGGGCAGCGCCTTCCTGCTGACCTTCGCGGTGGTCTTGATCGAGAGCGACCTGCAGGCCGGCCGGGGCGTCTGGCGCACGGCGCGGCGCGTGCTGCTGGCGGTCGCGCAGAGCCCGGTGCTGATCTCGATCGTCCTGGGCGGCTTCGTCTCGGCGCTGGCTATCGCGGTGCCGGTGCCGATCCAGCGCTTCCTCGACCTGATCGGCGCCGCGGCGGCGCCCTGCGCGCTCTTCGCCATCGGCCTGTTCCTGTCCGGCACCTCGATCCGCGCCAACCTGCGCGAGGTCGGCCTGGCGACCATCGCCAAGGTGCTGCTGCAGCCGCTCGTGGCGCTGTCGATCGTGCCGTGGTTCCTGCCGCTGGACTCGGTGTGGGCGCAGGCGGCACTGCTGATGGCGACCTTGCCCACCGCCTCGAACGCCTTCGTGCTGGCCCGGCGGTACGACATCTTCGTCGAGGAGACCTCGACCACCGTCCTGCTGTCGACCGTGCTCTCGGTGTTCACCGTGTCGGCGATGCTGGTGTGGCTGCGCGGCGGCCTCTAG
- the mscL gene encoding large conductance mechanosensitive channel protein MscL — protein MLKEFREFAMKGNVVDLAIGVIIGAAFGKIVESLVADVIMPLISMFGTVDFTNMYVVLKGSVAAGASLAEAKKAAVVWGYGNFITIAINFLIIAFALFLVVKGINRLRREEAAAEPAPAPAPEDPADIKLLTEIRDLLKKP, from the coding sequence ATGCTCAAGGAGTTTCGCGAGTTCGCCATGAAGGGCAACGTCGTCGATCTCGCCATCGGCGTGATCATCGGCGCGGCCTTCGGCAAGATCGTCGAGTCGCTGGTCGCCGACGTCATCATGCCGCTGATCAGCATGTTCGGCACCGTCGACTTCACCAACATGTACGTCGTGCTCAAGGGCAGCGTCGCCGCCGGCGCCTCGCTGGCCGAGGCCAAGAAGGCGGCTGTCGTCTGGGGCTATGGCAACTTCATCACCATCGCGATCAACTTCCTGATCATCGCCTTCGCGCTCTTCCTGGTCGTCAAGGGCATCAACCGCCTGCGGCGCGAGGAAGCGGCCGCCGAACCCGCGCCGGCCCCGGCTCCGGAGGATCCGGCGGACATCAAGTTGCTGACTGAGATCCGCGACCTGCTGAAGAAGCCCTAA
- a CDS encoding ATP-dependent DNA helicase → MSTTDPDSAPIVAGRSRRQPALAVTAAGAWWLSPEGEIERLSHSAAASRLALERPLVCHAPDTGSRLALDEVDATDVLELFAFVRPAQFCLPTIRGLAAALALDLPATPEDEVVALPAIAEALLDELGEQRRRQSQQTAELARRMAAGGWQWGAAVCAALGVSAADRPRGFAGLDTWKHLPAWEDDPPPSPPRSLPVEPHEARARLADLVHAGPGTTEVRPTQSDYASAVSLAFQPREREGEPHVVLAEAGTGTGKTLGYVAPASLWAERNGAPVWIATFTRNLQRQIDGELDRLHPDAAAKRARVVVRKGRENYLCLLNYEEAVQRTRATPRNAVGLGLLARWTMATRDGDMVGGDLPAWLGDLIGRARLSRLADRRGECVYAGCEHFRRCFVERTIRRARQADIVIANHALVMMQAATGGLDDNTRPTRYVFDEGHHLFDAADSAFAAHLTGVEGSDLRRWLLGAEGRAGSRARGLERRVNELAESDDATQQALRALMSAAQALPSAGWQTRLADGTTQGDIEDFLALVRQQVLARAPKDDNPYRIECDVRPPPAGLVEAARACGEAIEAMLRPALALIQALARQLDEGAETLDTAQRNRIEGITRSLRNRCQFVLSAWLGMLKSIESEPQEAFVDWFAIERIEGREYDVGMYRHYVDPTQPFAEAVVKPAHGVVVTSATLRDWTGANDPPPAPTIASGALEAADWEAAEARTGARHLEAPAIRAAVASPFDYASNTRVLIVRDVGRDSVEQVAAAYRELFIAADGGGLGLFTAIGRLRAVHRQIAAPLEDRGIPLYAQHVGGMDAATLVDIFRAEERSCLLGTDAVRDGVDVPGRSLRLIVFDRVPWPRPDILHRARKDAHRAAGHGSSAYDDMLTRFRLKQAFGRLVRRADDRGVFVMLDNRLASRLLAAFPPGVSIQRVGLADAIAETRDFLRALPQ, encoded by the coding sequence ATGAGCACGACCGATCCGGACAGTGCGCCGATCGTGGCAGGCAGAAGCCGCCGCCAGCCGGCGCTCGCCGTGACCGCGGCCGGTGCCTGGTGGCTGTCGCCCGAGGGCGAGATCGAGCGGCTGAGCCACAGCGCGGCGGCCTCGCGGCTGGCGCTGGAGCGGCCGCTGGTGTGCCACGCCCCGGACACCGGCTCGCGCCTGGCGCTGGACGAGGTCGACGCCACCGACGTGCTCGAGCTCTTCGCCTTCGTGAGACCGGCGCAGTTCTGCCTGCCGACCATCCGGGGCCTGGCGGCGGCGCTGGCGCTCGACCTGCCGGCGACGCCCGAGGACGAGGTCGTCGCGCTGCCGGCGATCGCCGAGGCGCTGCTCGACGAGCTCGGTGAACAGCGCCGTCGCCAATCGCAGCAAACCGCCGAGCTGGCGCGGCGCATGGCGGCCGGCGGCTGGCAATGGGGCGCGGCGGTGTGCGCGGCGCTGGGCGTGTCGGCCGCCGATCGGCCGCGCGGCTTCGCCGGGCTCGACACGTGGAAACATCTGCCGGCCTGGGAGGACGATCCGCCGCCCTCGCCGCCGCGCAGCCTGCCGGTCGAGCCGCACGAGGCGCGCGCGCGCCTGGCCGATCTGGTGCATGCCGGCCCGGGCACGACGGAGGTGCGGCCGACCCAGAGCGACTATGCCTCGGCCGTGTCGCTCGCCTTCCAGCCGCGCGAGCGCGAGGGCGAGCCGCATGTCGTGCTGGCGGAGGCGGGCACCGGCACCGGCAAGACGCTGGGCTATGTCGCGCCGGCCTCGCTGTGGGCGGAGCGCAACGGCGCGCCGGTATGGATCGCAACCTTCACCCGCAACCTGCAGCGCCAGATCGACGGCGAGCTCGATCGGCTGCATCCCGACGCCGCTGCCAAGCGCGCCCGCGTCGTCGTGCGCAAGGGGCGCGAGAACTATCTCTGCCTGCTGAACTACGAGGAGGCCGTGCAGCGCACGCGCGCCACGCCGCGTAACGCGGTCGGGCTGGGCCTGCTGGCGCGCTGGACCATGGCGACGCGCGACGGCGACATGGTGGGCGGCGACCTGCCGGCCTGGCTCGGCGACCTGATCGGCCGCGCGCGGCTTTCGCGCCTGGCCGACCGGCGCGGCGAATGCGTCTATGCCGGCTGCGAGCATTTCCGGCGCTGCTTCGTCGAGCGCACCATCCGCCGTGCCCGCCAGGCCGACATCGTCATCGCCAATCACGCGCTGGTGATGATGCAGGCGGCGACCGGCGGGCTCGACGACAACACGCGGCCCACGCGCTACGTCTTCGACGAGGGCCATCATCTGTTCGACGCCGCCGACTCGGCCTTCGCCGCGCATCTCACCGGCGTCGAGGGCTCGGATCTGCGGCGCTGGCTGCTGGGCGCCGAAGGCCGCGCCGGCAGCCGCGCGCGCGGGCTGGAGCGGCGGGTCAACGAGCTGGCCGAGAGCGACGACGCCACGCAGCAGGCGTTGCGCGCGCTGATGTCGGCGGCGCAGGCCCTGCCCTCGGCCGGCTGGCAGACCCGGCTGGCCGACGGCACGACGCAGGGCGACATCGAGGATTTCCTCGCGCTGGTGCGCCAGCAGGTGCTGGCGCGTGCGCCCAAGGACGACAATCCCTACCGCATCGAATGCGACGTGCGGCCGCCCCCGGCCGGGCTGGTCGAGGCGGCGCGCGCCTGCGGCGAGGCGATCGAGGCGATGCTGCGGCCGGCGCTGGCGCTGATCCAGGCGCTGGCGCGCCAGCTCGACGAAGGCGCCGAGACGCTCGACACCGCGCAGCGCAACCGCATCGAGGGCATCACGCGCTCGCTGCGCAATCGCTGCCAGTTCGTGCTGTCGGCCTGGCTCGGCATGCTCAAGAGCATCGAGAGCGAGCCGCAGGAGGCCTTCGTCGACTGGTTCGCCATCGAGCGCATCGAGGGGCGCGAGTACGACGTCGGCATGTACCGCCACTACGTCGATCCGACGCAGCCTTTCGCCGAAGCCGTCGTGAAGCCGGCGCACGGCGTGGTCGTGACGTCGGCGACCTTGCGCGACTGGACCGGCGCCAACGATCCGCCGCCGGCGCCGACCATCGCCTCGGGCGCGCTGGAAGCGGCCGACTGGGAAGCCGCCGAGGCGCGCACCGGCGCGCGCCATCTCGAGGCGCCGGCGATCCGCGCCGCGGTCGCCTCGCCGTTCGACTATGCCAGCAACACCCGCGTGCTGATCGTGCGCGATGTCGGCCGCGACTCGGTCGAGCAGGTCGCCGCCGCCTATCGCGAGTTGTTCATCGCCGCCGACGGCGGCGGGCTGGGCCTGTTCACCGCCATCGGCCGGCTGCGCGCGGTGCACCGCCAGATTGCCGCGCCGCTCGAGGATCGCGGCATTCCGCTCTACGCCCAGCATGTCGGCGGCATGGACGCCGCGACCCTGGTCGACATCTTCCGCGCCGAGGAGCGCTCGTGCCTGCTTGGCACCGATGCGGTCAGGGACGGCGTCGACGTGCCGGGCCGTTCGCTGCGGCTGATCGTGTTCGATCGCGTGCCGTGGCCGAGGCCCGATATCCTGCATCGCGCGCGCAAGGATGCGCACCGCGCGGCGGGGCACGGCAGCAGCGCCTACGACGACATGCTGACGCGCTTCCGCCTGAAGCAGGCCTTCGGCCGGCTGGTGCGGCGCGCCGATGATCGCGGCGTGTTCGTGATGCTCGACAACCGGCTGGCGTCACGCCTGCTGGCGGCGTTCCCGCCGGGCGTGTCGATCCAGCGCGTCGGCCTTGCCGACGCGATCGCCGAGACGCGGGATTTTCTGAGAGCGCTGCCTCAGTGA
- a CDS encoding SPFH/Band 7/PHB domain protein, translating to MTGFTIFILVLVLFAVLLLFLGVKQVPQGWNYTVERFGRFTTTLTPGLRFLVPFVDSIGKKVNVQESVLDIPQQQVISKDNAIVAVDAVAFYQVIDAAKAAYEVRDLVQGITNLALTNIRNVMGNMALDDVLSKRNEINDTLLSVIDHATNAWGVKVLRVELKDIVPPQDMVQTMARQMKAERERRAVILEAEGVRQAQITRAEGEKQAAILSAEGRREAAFRDAEARERAAEAEAKATEVVTAAIGAGGSQAISYFLGQKYVDALQAMGASNNAKVFFLPVEATGLMGTLGGIAELAKEAQARGAAGMAALPYRPQDN from the coding sequence TTGACCGGCTTCACGATCTTCATCCTCGTCCTCGTCCTGTTCGCTGTCCTGCTGCTGTTCCTGGGCGTCAAGCAGGTGCCGCAGGGCTGGAACTATACCGTCGAGCGCTTCGGCCGCTTCACTACCACCCTGACGCCGGGCCTGCGCTTTCTGGTGCCCTTCGTCGACAGCATCGGCAAGAAGGTCAACGTCCAGGAATCGGTGCTCGACATCCCGCAGCAGCAGGTGATCAGCAAGGACAACGCCATCGTTGCCGTCGACGCCGTGGCCTTCTACCAGGTGATCGACGCCGCCAAGGCCGCCTACGAGGTGCGCGACCTGGTGCAGGGCATCACCAACCTGGCGCTGACCAACATCCGCAACGTCATGGGCAACATGGCCCTGGACGACGTGCTGTCCAAGCGCAACGAGATCAACGACACGCTGCTTTCGGTGATCGACCACGCCACCAACGCCTGGGGCGTGAAGGTGCTGCGTGTTGAGCTCAAGGACATCGTGCCGCCGCAGGACATGGTGCAGACCATGGCCCGGCAGATGAAGGCCGAGCGCGAGCGGCGCGCCGTGATCCTCGAGGCCGAGGGCGTCCGCCAGGCGCAGATCACCCGGGCCGAGGGCGAGAAGCAGGCGGCGATCCTCTCGGCGGAAGGCCGCCGCGAGGCCGCCTTCCGCGACGCCGAGGCGCGCGAGCGCGCCGCCGAGGCGGAAGCCAAGGCGACCGAGGTGGTGACCGCGGCGATCGGCGCCGGCGGCTCGCAGGCGATCAGCTACTTCCTCGGCCAGAAATACGTCGACGCACTGCAGGCGATGGGTGCCTCGAACAACGCCAAGGTGTTCTTCCTGCCGGTCGAGGCGACCGGCCTGATGGGCACCTTGGGCGGCATCGCCGAGCTGGCCAAGGAGGCCCAGGCGCGCGGCGCGGCCGGGATGGCGGCGCTGCCCTACCGCCCGCAGGACAACTAG
- a CDS encoding lysine--tRNA ligase has protein sequence MSSERELAGQARAWPFEEARKIVARLGGPELSKTPAKGYVLLETGYGPSGLPHIGTFGEVARTTMVRNAFRRLSDIPTKLFAFSDDMDGFRKVPDNVPNREMLAAHLGKPLTAVPDPFGTHESFGAHNNARLKAFLDSFGFEYEFQSGTDWYKSGRFDPMLRAMLNHYDEIQAVMLPTLGEERQQSYSIFLPVCRKTGRVLQAPVVKTDADAGTMVYRDEDGALVETPVTGGNVKLQWKADWAGRWFALGVDYEMYGKDLIPSAELSAKIVRILGGKPPEGFNYELFLDHEGRKISKSKGNGLSVEEWLAYAPPESLALYMHQQPRRAKRLYFDVIPRAVDEYLSLVEKLPAEEPARALENPAWHIHDGKAPNNRAAGVSFAMLLNLAGVANTDDKEVLWQYLRRYVPGATPENAPYLDTLLARAARYYVDFVKANKKFRLPSDLERAALDDLRDTLKRMSDEASAEDIQNEVYEAGKRHFPKEKLRDWFGTLYQVLLGSEQGPRMGAFIKLYGRDNVVRLIERALAGEDLGQAA, from the coding sequence ATGAGCAGCGAACGGGAGCTGGCCGGACAGGCGCGGGCGTGGCCTTTCGAGGAGGCGCGCAAGATCGTGGCGCGACTGGGCGGGCCTGAGCTGTCGAAAACCCCGGCCAAGGGCTACGTCCTGCTCGAGACCGGCTACGGTCCCTCGGGCCTGCCGCATATCGGCACCTTCGGCGAGGTGGCCCGCACCACCATGGTGCGCAACGCCTTCCGGCGGCTGTCGGACATCCCGACCAAGTTGTTCGCCTTCTCCGACGACATGGACGGCTTCCGCAAGGTGCCGGACAACGTGCCCAACCGCGAGATGCTGGCCGCCCACCTGGGCAAGCCGCTGACCGCGGTGCCCGATCCGTTCGGCACGCACGAGAGCTTCGGCGCGCACAACAACGCGCGCCTGAAGGCGTTCCTCGATTCGTTCGGCTTCGAGTACGAGTTCCAGTCGGGCACCGACTGGTACAAGTCGGGCCGCTTCGATCCGATGCTGCGCGCCATGCTCAATCACTACGACGAGATCCAGGCGGTGATGCTGCCGACGCTCGGCGAGGAGCGGCAGCAGAGCTACTCGATCTTCCTGCCGGTCTGCCGCAAGACCGGCCGCGTGCTGCAGGCGCCGGTGGTCAAGACCGACGCCGATGCCGGCACCATGGTCTATCGCGACGAGGACGGCGCGCTGGTCGAGACGCCGGTGACCGGCGGCAACGTCAAGCTGCAGTGGAAGGCCGACTGGGCCGGCCGCTGGTTCGCGCTGGGCGTCGACTACGAGATGTACGGCAAGGACCTGATCCCGTCGGCCGAGCTCAGCGCCAAAATCGTGCGCATCCTCGGCGGCAAGCCTCCCGAGGGCTTCAACTACGAGCTCTTCCTCGACCACGAGGGCAGGAAGATCTCCAAGTCCAAGGGCAACGGGCTGTCGGTCGAGGAGTGGCTGGCCTACGCGCCGCCGGAATCGCTGGCGCTCTACATGCACCAGCAGCCGCGTCGGGCGAAGCGGCTGTACTTCGACGTCATCCCGCGCGCGGTCGACGAGTACCTGTCGCTGGTCGAGAAGCTGCCGGCGGAGGAGCCGGCCAGGGCGCTGGAGAATCCCGCCTGGCACATCCACGACGGCAAGGCGCCGAACAATCGCGCCGCCGGCGTGAGCTTCGCCATGCTGCTGAACCTCGCCGGCGTCGCCAACACAGACGACAAGGAGGTGCTGTGGCAGTACCTCCGGCGCTACGTGCCGGGCGCGACGCCCGAGAATGCGCCCTATCTCGACACCCTGCTGGCGCGCGCGGCGCGCTATTACGTCGACTTCGTCAAGGCGAACAAGAAGTTCCGCCTGCCCAGCGACCTGGAGCGCGCGGCCCTCGACGATCTGCGCGACACGCTGAAGAGGATGTCCGACGAGGCCAGCGCCGAGGACATCCAGAACGAGGTCTACGAGGCCGGCAAGCGGCACTTCCCGAAGGAGAAGCTGCGCGACTGGTTCGGCACGCTCTACCAGGTGCTGCTGGGCAGCGAGCAGGGCCCGCGCATGGGCGCCTTCATCAAGCTCTACGGCCGCGACAACGTCGTGCGCCTGATCGAACGCGCGCTCGCCGGCGAGGATCTCGGCCAGGCGGCTTAG
- a CDS encoding TauD/TfdA family dioxygenase gives MARALDIAPLDGVTFGAIVRGPRVTDLDEAEFGTLYQAWLKHALLIFPGQFLKRDEQIAFARRFGPLEFEMAAISNVKADGSLRIEKDNDDVMKVLKGNMGWHCDSTYMPLQAKGAVFSAEEVPSVGGHTGFADMRAAYDALDEATRTKVEGLSAFHSLYYSQSRLGHEPKKKSDGEYSGYGFHNGPVPRRALVKRHPETGRRSLLIGRHAHDIPGMDKAESERFLQGLVDFACQPPRIYHHDWKAGDAVVWDNRCLLHQATPWDMTQRRIMWHSRIAGDPVSEAGLA, from the coding sequence ATGGCACGCGCTCTCGACATCGCGCCGCTCGACGGCGTCACCTTCGGCGCCATCGTGCGCGGTCCCAGGGTCACGGATCTCGACGAGGCCGAGTTCGGCACGCTCTACCAGGCGTGGCTGAAGCACGCGCTGCTGATCTTCCCCGGCCAGTTCCTCAAGCGCGACGAGCAGATCGCCTTCGCCCGGCGCTTCGGGCCGCTGGAGTTCGAGATGGCGGCGATCAGCAACGTGAAGGCCGACGGCAGCCTGCGCATCGAGAAGGACAACGACGACGTGATGAAGGTGCTGAAGGGCAACATGGGCTGGCACTGCGACAGCACCTACATGCCGCTCCAGGCCAAGGGCGCGGTGTTCAGCGCCGAGGAGGTGCCGAGCGTCGGCGGCCATACCGGCTTCGCCGACATGCGCGCCGCCTACGACGCGCTCGACGAGGCGACGCGCACCAAGGTCGAGGGGCTCTCGGCGTTCCACTCGCTGTACTACAGCCAGTCCAGGCTCGGCCACGAGCCGAAGAAGAAGTCAGACGGCGAATACAGCGGCTACGGCTTCCACAACGGCCCGGTGCCGCGCCGCGCGCTGGTCAAGCGCCATCCCGAGACCGGCCGCAGATCGCTGCTGATCGGCCGGCACGCGCACGACATCCCCGGCATGGACAAGGCCGAGTCCGAGCGCTTCCTGCAGGGGCTGGTCGACTTCGCCTGCCAGCCACCGCGCATCTATCACCACGACTGGAAGGCGGGCGACGCGGTGGTCTGGGACAATCGCTGCCTGCTGCACCAGGCGACGCCGTGGGACATGACCCAGCGCCGCATCATGTGGCACAGCCGCATCGCCGGCGACCCGGTGAGCGAGGCTGGGCTGGCGTAG
- a CDS encoding nitroreductase family protein: protein MTKRRFLRVVGGGAVLAAGAAWVVPRLDAMPQAAIAGWNGPSPDERDARRRALSWAMLAPNPHNMQPWLVDLGEPEMVTLHLDRTRLLPQTDPFARQIIIGHGAFLELLSIAASAEGYRAEIAPYPAGPEDGKVVARIRFVRDAALKADPLFAQIPRRRTTRIAFDGRPPSAEHVGALGAACDLPVSFAIEPARVAALRKLAISGSELEMSVPRTHKESIDVVRLGTAEIARHRDGISLTGPMMWALRQAGVMTHEKAMTPGTMAWNGGRDYALKGYDSAAGFGWFSTEGNARATQIAAGRAYARLNLKATELGVAMQPHSQTLQEYPEMAALYAAMRRETETGEGRTLQMFFRLGYAADAGPSPRRPLDAIVMKA from the coding sequence ATGACCAAGCGCAGATTCCTTCGAGTGGTGGGCGGTGGCGCGGTTCTGGCGGCGGGCGCGGCCTGGGTGGTGCCGCGGCTCGATGCCATGCCGCAGGCGGCGATCGCCGGCTGGAACGGGCCGTCGCCCGACGAACGCGATGCGCGCCGCCGGGCGCTCAGCTGGGCGATGCTGGCGCCCAACCCGCACAACATGCAGCCCTGGCTGGTCGACCTCGGCGAACCCGAGATGGTGACGCTGCACCTCGATCGCACGCGGCTGCTGCCGCAGACCGACCCGTTCGCCCGGCAGATCATCATCGGCCATGGCGCGTTCCTCGAGCTGCTGTCGATCGCGGCGTCGGCCGAGGGCTATCGCGCCGAGATCGCGCCGTATCCCGCCGGGCCGGAGGACGGCAAGGTGGTGGCGCGCATCCGCTTCGTGCGCGACGCGGCGCTGAAGGCCGATCCGCTGTTCGCGCAGATCCCCAGGCGACGCACGACGCGCATCGCCTTCGACGGCCGTCCGCCTTCGGCCGAGCATGTCGGGGCGCTGGGCGCAGCGTGCGACCTGCCGGTGTCGTTCGCGATCGAGCCGGCGCGCGTCGCGGCGCTACGCAAGCTGGCGATATCCGGCAGCGAGCTGGAGATGTCGGTCCCGCGCACGCACAAGGAGAGCATCGACGTGGTGCGCCTGGGCACCGCCGAGATCGCGCGCCATCGCGACGGCATCTCGCTCACCGGCCCGATGATGTGGGCGCTGCGCCAGGCCGGCGTGATGACGCACGAGAAGGCGATGACTCCCGGCACCATGGCGTGGAATGGCGGGCGCGACTACGCGCTGAAGGGCTACGACTCGGCTGCGGGATTCGGCTGGTTCTCGACCGAGGGCAATGCGCGCGCCACGCAGATCGCCGCCGGCCGCGCCTATGCGCGGCTCAACCTCAAGGCCACCGAGCTCGGCGTGGCGATGCAGCCGCACAGCCAGACCCTGCAGGAATATCCCGAGATGGCAGCGCTCTACGCCGCCATGCGGCGGGAAACGGAGACCGGCGAGGGTCGCACGCTGCAGATGTTCTTCCGCCTGGGCTATGCTGCGGATGCCGGTCCGTCGCCGCGACGGCCGCTCGACGCCATCGTGATGAAGGCCTGA